Proteins encoded together in one Benincasa hispida cultivar B227 chromosome 1, ASM972705v1, whole genome shotgun sequence window:
- the LOC120081409 gene encoding probable calcium-binding protein CML22 isoform X2, with amino-acid sequence MSKVGSIFFCCSSSNKYNRLDAKLGRKMVEVKRNLAGHDNFKSLNGIILRFPQFKEVLQNIRGVFEQYDEDSNGSIDREELKKCLQQLQMHMTEDEVEDLFYSCDIDGSAGIQFNEFIVLLCLIYLLKDEHSPTKSKLGSPQLEATFDTIIQAFIFLDKNGDGKLNRKEMVKALNEASPYERSPARITKTRFKEMDWNNSGKVNFREFLFGFINWVGIDTDEELSLK; translated from the exons ATGTCCAAAGTTGGAAGCATATTTTTCTGCTGCAGTTcatcaaataaatataacagATTGGATGCAAAGCTGGGAAGAAAAATGGTTGAAGTCAAAAGAAATTTAGCTGGACATGACAATTTCAAGTCATTAAATGGCATAATTTTGAGATTTCCTCAATTCAAGGAGGTATTACAAAACATCAGGGGTGTATTTGAACAGTATG ATGAAGATTCAAATGGAAGCATCGATCGTGAAGAACTCAAGAAATGCTTACAACAGCTACAAATGCATATGACCGAGGATGAAGTCGAGGATCTTTTCTACTCTTGTGACATTGATGGAAGTGCCGGAATACAATTCAACGAGTTTATCGTCCTCCTATGTCTCATTTATCTTCTCAAAGATGAGCATTCGCCCACT AAATCAAAGCTGGGTTCACCTCAACTTGAAGCAACTTTTGACACAATCATCCAAGCTTTCATATTTCTAGATAAAAATGGCGATGGCAAGCTCAACAGGAAAGAAATGGTCAAGGCTTTGAATGAGGCTTCTCCATACGAGAGATCCCCTGCACGCATTACAAAGACTAGATTCA AAGAAATGGACTGGAACAACAGTGGGAAGGTGAATTTCAGGGAGTTTCTATTTGGTTTCATTAACTGGGTTGGAATCGACACGGATGAAGAACTCTCTCTTAAATAA
- the LOC120070232 gene encoding protein PHR1-LIKE 2 isoform X2, with product MLSGFSQEPAGMYSAIPALPMDGGGGKFQGSLDGTNLPGDACLVLTSDPKPRLRWTAELHERFVDAVTQLGGPDKATPKTIMRTMGVKGLTLYHLKSHLQKYRLGKQSFKESTENSKDESQETSSSSSPSSRIMTQDLNDGFQVTEALRVQMEVQRRLHEQLEVQRHLQLRIEAQGKYLQSILERACQALSDQAAASAGLEAAREELSELAIKVSNDSKEMAPLETQKVLPFSELAAALENRKAPTVMPRIGDCSMDSCLTSAGSPVSPIGVGSTATAMKRPRPVFSHGDSMALEGNARHDVEWMMSNIG from the exons ATGCTCTCTGGGTTTTCACAGGAACCGGCCGGAATGTACTCCGCCATTCCGGCGCTGCCGATGGACGGCGGCGGTGGTAAGTTTCAGGGTTCTTTAGATGGAACGAATCTTCCTGGCGACGCTTGTTTGGTTCTCACGTCGGATCCGAAGCCGCGCCTCCGCTGGACGGCGGAGCTCCATGAACGATTCGTTGACGCCGTCACTCAGCTCGGCGGCCCCGACA AGGCAACtccaaaaacaattatgagaacAATGGGAGTAAAAGGTCTCACCCTTTATCACTTAAAATCACACCTCCAG AAATATCGGCTTGGGAAGCAATCGTTCAAGGAATCGACTGAGAACTCAAAGGATG AAAGTCAAGAAACAAGTTCCTCTTCGTCGCCATCGTCGAGAATAATGACACAGGACCTGAATGA CGGTTTCCAAGTCACAGAGGCTTTACGAGTGCAAATGGAGGTTCAAAGAAGGCTGCACGAGCAGCTGGAG GTGCAGCGTCATCTTCAACTTCGCATTGAAGCACAAGGAAAATACTTGCAGTCGATACTCGAGCGGGCTTGTCAAGCATTAAGTGATCAGGCTGCAGCGTCTGCCGGACTCGAAGCTGCCAGAGAAGAGCTCTCTGAACTTGCAATCAAAGTCTCCAATGACTCTAAAGAGATGGCACCATTGGAGACTCAAAAAGTGCTTCCTTTTTCAGAACTTGCTGCTGCTCTAGAAAATCGAAAGGCTCCTACCGTTATGCCTCGGATAGGCGATTGCTCAATGGATAGCTGCCTGACATCAGCTGGAAGCCCGGTTTCGCCGATTGGAGTAGGATCAACTGCCACCGCAATGAAGAGACCGAGACCAGTATTTAGTCACGGAGATTCAATGGCTCTCGAGGGCAATGCCCGGCACGATGTCGAATGGATGATGAGTAATATTGGATGA
- the LOC120081409 gene encoding probable calcium-binding protein CML22 isoform X1, whose amino-acid sequence MEVSPVGSIFFCCSSSNKYNRLDAKLGRKMVEVKRNLAGHDNFKSLNGIILRFPQFKEVLQNIRGVFEQYDEDSNGSIDREELKKCLQQLQMHMTEDEVEDLFYSCDIDGSAGIQFNEFIVLLCLIYLLKDEHSPTKSKLGSPQLEATFDTIIQAFIFLDKNGDGKLNRKEMVKALNEASPYERSPARITKTRFKEMDWNNSGKVNFREFLFGFINWVGIDTDEELSLK is encoded by the exons ATGGAAGTTTCACCCG TTGGAAGCATATTTTTCTGCTGCAGTTcatcaaataaatataacagATTGGATGCAAAGCTGGGAAGAAAAATGGTTGAAGTCAAAAGAAATTTAGCTGGACATGACAATTTCAAGTCATTAAATGGCATAATTTTGAGATTTCCTCAATTCAAGGAGGTATTACAAAACATCAGGGGTGTATTTGAACAGTATG ATGAAGATTCAAATGGAAGCATCGATCGTGAAGAACTCAAGAAATGCTTACAACAGCTACAAATGCATATGACCGAGGATGAAGTCGAGGATCTTTTCTACTCTTGTGACATTGATGGAAGTGCCGGAATACAATTCAACGAGTTTATCGTCCTCCTATGTCTCATTTATCTTCTCAAAGATGAGCATTCGCCCACT AAATCAAAGCTGGGTTCACCTCAACTTGAAGCAACTTTTGACACAATCATCCAAGCTTTCATATTTCTAGATAAAAATGGCGATGGCAAGCTCAACAGGAAAGAAATGGTCAAGGCTTTGAATGAGGCTTCTCCATACGAGAGATCCCCTGCACGCATTACAAAGACTAGATTCA AAGAAATGGACTGGAACAACAGTGGGAAGGTGAATTTCAGGGAGTTTCTATTTGGTTTCATTAACTGGGTTGGAATCGACACGGATGAAGAACTCTCTCTTAAATAA
- the LOC120081409 gene encoding probable calcium-binding protein CML22 isoform X3 yields the protein MVEVKRNLAGHDNFKSLNGIILRFPQFKEVLQNIRGVFEQYDEDSNGSIDREELKKCLQQLQMHMTEDEVEDLFYSCDIDGSAGIQFNEFIVLLCLIYLLKDEHSPTKSKLGSPQLEATFDTIIQAFIFLDKNGDGKLNRKEMVKALNEASPYERSPARITKTRFKEMDWNNSGKVNFREFLFGFINWVGIDTDEELSLK from the exons ATGGTTGAAGTCAAAAGAAATTTAGCTGGACATGACAATTTCAAGTCATTAAATGGCATAATTTTGAGATTTCCTCAATTCAAGGAGGTATTACAAAACATCAGGGGTGTATTTGAACAGTATG ATGAAGATTCAAATGGAAGCATCGATCGTGAAGAACTCAAGAAATGCTTACAACAGCTACAAATGCATATGACCGAGGATGAAGTCGAGGATCTTTTCTACTCTTGTGACATTGATGGAAGTGCCGGAATACAATTCAACGAGTTTATCGTCCTCCTATGTCTCATTTATCTTCTCAAAGATGAGCATTCGCCCACT AAATCAAAGCTGGGTTCACCTCAACTTGAAGCAACTTTTGACACAATCATCCAAGCTTTCATATTTCTAGATAAAAATGGCGATGGCAAGCTCAACAGGAAAGAAATGGTCAAGGCTTTGAATGAGGCTTCTCCATACGAGAGATCCCCTGCACGCATTACAAAGACTAGATTCA AAGAAATGGACTGGAACAACAGTGGGAAGGTGAATTTCAGGGAGTTTCTATTTGGTTTCATTAACTGGGTTGGAATCGACACGGATGAAGAACTCTCTCTTAAATAA
- the LOC120082482 gene encoding uncharacterized protein LOC120082482 isoform X1 has protein sequence MACEAIRLWTFNGLVAAFLDLGIAFLLLCASTLVFFTSKFLALFGLCLPCPCDGLFGNLSSDHCFQKLLVDRSSRKISSVLDSTRKKFPLDSVWDEPKCCFKSVLVHERNVKEAHVELEGEASGCSSFKSRSPQGMVYGDFPSVNKLRRGGGLDVRKVISASLNNISQSDVELEDLSHSPSSFSGFGDNNTEDGFFSVDSGDEREASLDNSDQYKVFPNLELDDSYDGKICAEMYEASVEEAGNRCRGELCLDGNESDTIKLLEQALEEEQTARATLYLELEKERSAAATAADEAMAMILRLQEEKASIEMDARQYQRMIEEKTAYDAEEMSILKEILVRREREMHFLEKEVEAFRKSFFDDDGAGVDMLDSEFTPARTPCSPYPTEDPSHMLQCINRSPRDEKGANYKIHSLQYGIPSVESRNLTFEFGEESSLIPADEVAGAAKARGMLLHQVADNFKSSEEIDYELQGKGMIEDEKLYIVPGEVNELDPYLQSNESNGLGKVEKCTEVIADEQEKVDEVSYDKLALTKTIRPCLEYNLEKNGDHQKMRTRDIDSVNTTDPHPHDIHVVEDEARILNEAIANASEEPSVNGTSSIPVKCDSPSFILLQSELEIMRTSSDATSRFPPMARSRSNSLRSELRRNSMSAVDYERSKIGNEVEWLRGRLKIVQEGREKLKFSVEHKEKENNQLQLLENITNHLREIQLIDPGKIALQAPLPPSSKDVSKKRCWRSSSLSVHRSS, from the exons ATGGCATGTGAAGCTATACGACTGTGGACATTTAATGGATTAGTGGCTGCATTTCTTGATCTTGGTATagcttttttattattatgtgCCTCGACTCTTGTTTTCTTTACATCCAAATTCCTTGCACTGTTTGGATTATGTTTGCCTTGCCCTTGTGATGGGCTATTTGGAAACCTTAGTAGTGATCACTGCTTCCAAAAGTTACTAGTGGATCGTTCGTCCAGAAAAATATCTTCAGTCCTAGATTCGACTAGGAAAAAGTTCCCATTAGATTCCGTGTGGGATGAGCCAAAATGTTGTTTTAAGTCAGTGTTGGTGCACGAGAGGAATGTCAAGGAGGCTCATGTTGAATTGGAAGGTGAAGCATCAGGTTGTTCCTCTTTTAAAAGCAGGTCACCACAAGGTATGGTTTATGGAGACTTTCCCAGTGTCAACAAATTGCGACGTGGAGGTGGTCTGGATGTCAGGAAGGTCATATCAGCATCTCTGAACAACATTTCACAGTCGGATGTGGAACTGGAAGACCTTTCTCATTCTCCTTCAAGCTTCAGTGGATTTGGGGATAACAATACTGAGGATGGCTTCTTTTCTGTTGATTCTGGAG ATGAAAGGGAGGCTTCATTAGACAACAGCGACCAATATAAAGTATTTCCCAATCTTGAACTAGATGATTCTTATGATGGGAAAATATGTGCAGAGATGTATGAAGCATCTGTTGAAGAGGCTGGGAACAGGTGCAGAGGGGAGTTATGTTTGGATGGTAATGAGAGTGATACAATCAAACTATTGGAGCAAGCACTTGAAGAAGAGCAGACAGCGCGTGCTACCCTGTACCTGGAGCTCGAGAAAGAGAGAAGTGCTGCTGCCACCGCTGCTGATGAGGCCATGGCTATGATATTGCGTCTACAGGAAGAGAAGGCATCAATAGAAATGGATGCTAGGCAATACCAGAGGATGATAGAGGAGAAGACTGCTTATGATGCTGAGGAAATGAGTATTCTTAAAGAAATTCTAGTGAGGAGAGAGCGGGAAATGCATTTCTTAGAGAAGGAAGTTGAAGCTTTTCGGAAAAGTTTCTTTGATGACGATGGAGCGGGTGTTGATATGCTTGACTCGGAATTTACACCTGCAAGGACCCCTTGTTCCCCTTATCCAACTGAAGATCCATCACATATGCTTCAATGCATTAATAGATCCCCTAGAGACGAGAAAGGTGCCAATTACAAAATACATTCTTTGCAATATGGGATACCATCAGTGGAGTCGCGGAACTTAACTTTCGAGTTTGGGGAGGAGTCGTCATTGATTCCAGCGGATGAAGTTGCTGGTGCTGCAAAAGCTAGGGGCATGTTGTTGCACCAAGTTGCTGATAACTTCAAGAGCAGTGAAGAGATTGACTATGAGTTGCAAGGAAAGGGCATGATAGAGGATGAGAAGTTATACATTGTACCAGGAGAAGTAAATGAACTGGATCCATATCTGCAAAGCAACGAGTCAAATGGTTTAGGTAAGGTTGAGAAATGCACGGAAGTTATTGCAGATGAACAAGAAAAAGTTGACGAAGTTTCATATGACAAATTGGCATTGACTAAAACAATTCGTCCTTGTCTTGAGTACAATTTGGAAAAGAATGGTGACCATCAAAAGATGCGGACAAGAGATATCGACTCTGTGAACACTACAGATCCCCATCCTCATGATATTCATGTCGTTGAAGATGAAGCTAGAATTTTAAATGAAGCAATTGCTAATGCAAGTGAAGAACCATCGGTTAATGGTACCTCGAGTATTCCAGTTAAATGTGACAGTCCATCCTTCATCTTGTTGCAGAGTGAACTAGAAATCATGAGAACCAGCTCAGATGCCACTAGTAGATTCCCACCAATGGCTCGTTCTCGAAGCAATTCCTTGCGTTCTGAATTGCGTAGAAATTCAATGTCTGCTGTTGATTATGAAAGGTCAAAAATTGGCAATGAAGTTGAGTGGCTCAGAGGAAGGCTAAAAATTGTTCAAGAGGGAAGAGAAAAACTCAAGTTCTCTGTGGAGCACAAAGAGAAGGAGAACAATCAGTTGCAACTTTTAGAAAACATAACAAATCACCTTCGCGAAATCCAACTGATAGATCCTGGAAAGATAGCTCTGCAGGCTCCATTGCCTCCATCCTCAAAG GATGTGTCAAAGAAACGTTGCTGGCGAAGCTCATCCTTGAGCGTTCACAGAAGCAGCTAG
- the LOC120070232 gene encoding protein PHR1-LIKE 2 isoform X1, giving the protein MLSGFSQEPAGMYSAIPALPMDGGGGKFQGSLDGTNLPGDACLVLTSDPKPRLRWTAELHERFVDAVTQLGGPDKATPKTIMRTMGVKGLTLYHLKSHLQKYRLGKQSFKESTENSKDASCIAESQETSSSSSPSSRIMTQDLNDGFQVTEALRVQMEVQRRLHEQLEVQRHLQLRIEAQGKYLQSILERACQALSDQAAASAGLEAAREELSELAIKVSNDSKEMAPLETQKVLPFSELAAALENRKAPTVMPRIGDCSMDSCLTSAGSPVSPIGVGSTATAMKRPRPVFSHGDSMALEGNARHDVEWMMSNIG; this is encoded by the exons ATGCTCTCTGGGTTTTCACAGGAACCGGCCGGAATGTACTCCGCCATTCCGGCGCTGCCGATGGACGGCGGCGGTGGTAAGTTTCAGGGTTCTTTAGATGGAACGAATCTTCCTGGCGACGCTTGTTTGGTTCTCACGTCGGATCCGAAGCCGCGCCTCCGCTGGACGGCGGAGCTCCATGAACGATTCGTTGACGCCGTCACTCAGCTCGGCGGCCCCGACA AGGCAACtccaaaaacaattatgagaacAATGGGAGTAAAAGGTCTCACCCTTTATCACTTAAAATCACACCTCCAG AAATATCGGCTTGGGAAGCAATCGTTCAAGGAATCGACTGAGAACTCAAAGGATG CTTCTTGCATTGCAGAAAGTCAAGAAACAAGTTCCTCTTCGTCGCCATCGTCGAGAATAATGACACAGGACCTGAATGA CGGTTTCCAAGTCACAGAGGCTTTACGAGTGCAAATGGAGGTTCAAAGAAGGCTGCACGAGCAGCTGGAG GTGCAGCGTCATCTTCAACTTCGCATTGAAGCACAAGGAAAATACTTGCAGTCGATACTCGAGCGGGCTTGTCAAGCATTAAGTGATCAGGCTGCAGCGTCTGCCGGACTCGAAGCTGCCAGAGAAGAGCTCTCTGAACTTGCAATCAAAGTCTCCAATGACTCTAAAGAGATGGCACCATTGGAGACTCAAAAAGTGCTTCCTTTTTCAGAACTTGCTGCTGCTCTAGAAAATCGAAAGGCTCCTACCGTTATGCCTCGGATAGGCGATTGCTCAATGGATAGCTGCCTGACATCAGCTGGAAGCCCGGTTTCGCCGATTGGAGTAGGATCAACTGCCACCGCAATGAAGAGACCGAGACCAGTATTTAGTCACGGAGATTCAATGGCTCTCGAGGGCAATGCCCGGCACGATGTCGAATGGATGATGAGTAATATTGGATGA
- the LOC120082482 gene encoding uncharacterized protein LOC120082482 isoform X2: MACEAIRLWTFNGLVAAFLDLGIAFLLLCASTLVFFTSKFLALFGLCLPCPCDGLFGNLSSDHCFQKLLVDRSSRKISSVLDSTRKKFPLDSVWDEPKCCFKSVLVHERNVKEAHVELEGEASGCSSFKSRSPQGMVYGDFPSVNKLRRGGGLDVRKVISASLNNISQSDVELEDLSHSPSSFSGFGDNNTEDGFFSVDSGEMYEASVEEAGNRCRGELCLDGNESDTIKLLEQALEEEQTARATLYLELEKERSAAATAADEAMAMILRLQEEKASIEMDARQYQRMIEEKTAYDAEEMSILKEILVRREREMHFLEKEVEAFRKSFFDDDGAGVDMLDSEFTPARTPCSPYPTEDPSHMLQCINRSPRDEKGANYKIHSLQYGIPSVESRNLTFEFGEESSLIPADEVAGAAKARGMLLHQVADNFKSSEEIDYELQGKGMIEDEKLYIVPGEVNELDPYLQSNESNGLGKVEKCTEVIADEQEKVDEVSYDKLALTKTIRPCLEYNLEKNGDHQKMRTRDIDSVNTTDPHPHDIHVVEDEARILNEAIANASEEPSVNGTSSIPVKCDSPSFILLQSELEIMRTSSDATSRFPPMARSRSNSLRSELRRNSMSAVDYERSKIGNEVEWLRGRLKIVQEGREKLKFSVEHKEKENNQLQLLENITNHLREIQLIDPGKIALQAPLPPSSKDVSKKRCWRSSSLSVHRSS, translated from the exons ATGGCATGTGAAGCTATACGACTGTGGACATTTAATGGATTAGTGGCTGCATTTCTTGATCTTGGTATagcttttttattattatgtgCCTCGACTCTTGTTTTCTTTACATCCAAATTCCTTGCACTGTTTGGATTATGTTTGCCTTGCCCTTGTGATGGGCTATTTGGAAACCTTAGTAGTGATCACTGCTTCCAAAAGTTACTAGTGGATCGTTCGTCCAGAAAAATATCTTCAGTCCTAGATTCGACTAGGAAAAAGTTCCCATTAGATTCCGTGTGGGATGAGCCAAAATGTTGTTTTAAGTCAGTGTTGGTGCACGAGAGGAATGTCAAGGAGGCTCATGTTGAATTGGAAGGTGAAGCATCAGGTTGTTCCTCTTTTAAAAGCAGGTCACCACAAGGTATGGTTTATGGAGACTTTCCCAGTGTCAACAAATTGCGACGTGGAGGTGGTCTGGATGTCAGGAAGGTCATATCAGCATCTCTGAACAACATTTCACAGTCGGATGTGGAACTGGAAGACCTTTCTCATTCTCCTTCAAGCTTCAGTGGATTTGGGGATAACAATACTGAGGATGGCTTCTTTTCTGTTGATTCTGGAG AGATGTATGAAGCATCTGTTGAAGAGGCTGGGAACAGGTGCAGAGGGGAGTTATGTTTGGATGGTAATGAGAGTGATACAATCAAACTATTGGAGCAAGCACTTGAAGAAGAGCAGACAGCGCGTGCTACCCTGTACCTGGAGCTCGAGAAAGAGAGAAGTGCTGCTGCCACCGCTGCTGATGAGGCCATGGCTATGATATTGCGTCTACAGGAAGAGAAGGCATCAATAGAAATGGATGCTAGGCAATACCAGAGGATGATAGAGGAGAAGACTGCTTATGATGCTGAGGAAATGAGTATTCTTAAAGAAATTCTAGTGAGGAGAGAGCGGGAAATGCATTTCTTAGAGAAGGAAGTTGAAGCTTTTCGGAAAAGTTTCTTTGATGACGATGGAGCGGGTGTTGATATGCTTGACTCGGAATTTACACCTGCAAGGACCCCTTGTTCCCCTTATCCAACTGAAGATCCATCACATATGCTTCAATGCATTAATAGATCCCCTAGAGACGAGAAAGGTGCCAATTACAAAATACATTCTTTGCAATATGGGATACCATCAGTGGAGTCGCGGAACTTAACTTTCGAGTTTGGGGAGGAGTCGTCATTGATTCCAGCGGATGAAGTTGCTGGTGCTGCAAAAGCTAGGGGCATGTTGTTGCACCAAGTTGCTGATAACTTCAAGAGCAGTGAAGAGATTGACTATGAGTTGCAAGGAAAGGGCATGATAGAGGATGAGAAGTTATACATTGTACCAGGAGAAGTAAATGAACTGGATCCATATCTGCAAAGCAACGAGTCAAATGGTTTAGGTAAGGTTGAGAAATGCACGGAAGTTATTGCAGATGAACAAGAAAAAGTTGACGAAGTTTCATATGACAAATTGGCATTGACTAAAACAATTCGTCCTTGTCTTGAGTACAATTTGGAAAAGAATGGTGACCATCAAAAGATGCGGACAAGAGATATCGACTCTGTGAACACTACAGATCCCCATCCTCATGATATTCATGTCGTTGAAGATGAAGCTAGAATTTTAAATGAAGCAATTGCTAATGCAAGTGAAGAACCATCGGTTAATGGTACCTCGAGTATTCCAGTTAAATGTGACAGTCCATCCTTCATCTTGTTGCAGAGTGAACTAGAAATCATGAGAACCAGCTCAGATGCCACTAGTAGATTCCCACCAATGGCTCGTTCTCGAAGCAATTCCTTGCGTTCTGAATTGCGTAGAAATTCAATGTCTGCTGTTGATTATGAAAGGTCAAAAATTGGCAATGAAGTTGAGTGGCTCAGAGGAAGGCTAAAAATTGTTCAAGAGGGAAGAGAAAAACTCAAGTTCTCTGTGGAGCACAAAGAGAAGGAGAACAATCAGTTGCAACTTTTAGAAAACATAACAAATCACCTTCGCGAAATCCAACTGATAGATCCTGGAAAGATAGCTCTGCAGGCTCCATTGCCTCCATCCTCAAAG GATGTGTCAAAGAAACGTTGCTGGCGAAGCTCATCCTTGAGCGTTCACAGAAGCAGCTAG